The following DNA comes from Chitinophaga nivalis.
TTCTCATTTTTTGTTAATACTCCTGTTGGCATTTGTAGCCGGATTGGTACTGCCCTGGTGGAGTGTAGCGCTGGTCGCTTTTTTGGTAACCCTGGTATTACCCTTGTCTCCGGGTAAATCCTTTTTCGGTGCTTTCCTGTCCGTTTTTGTGTTATGGATGCTGCTGGCATTTTATGCCGACGTACGTAATGACCACCTGCTGGCCAACCGTATGAGCGAAATGATCTTACAGGTAAAAAGCGCGCCGTTGATTGGAGTTGTCAGTTCCGTACTGGGAGCATTGGTAGCTGGTTTTGCCGCCAGCACCGCCGCTTTCCTGCGTGCGCCAAAAGCTGCTGCCAAAGCAACTGCCTGATTTTAATTATCATGTGCTGTTAAGATTCTGGTAAAATAACCGCAGTGTATACCCTATATGCTGCGGCTATGTATTTTTACGTCATGATGAAATACCTATCTGCCCTGTTTTGCCTGCTTATTGCCGGGTTATGTAAGGCCAATACGATTCGTGGCCGGGTGACCAATGAAAAAGATCAACCCCTCCCATATGCCACTGTATTTATCAAAGGCACTACAACAGGAACAACCACCAATGCAGCCGGTCAGTATCAGCTGGAGCTGGCCCCCGGAAATTATACCCTCATCTGTCAATATATCGGTTACCGTAAAACCACTGTGGAGGTACAACTCAGTACACCGCTGCAAACGCTCGATTTCCACCTGGAGCCTGTGAACATGCAAATCCGGGAAGTGGTGATAAAAGCGGGTGGCGAGGACCCTGCCTATGCCATTATCCGGCAGGCTATTAAGAAACGCCGCTTTTATCAGCAACAGGTAAAGGAGTACAGTTGTATGTCCTATATCAAAGGCGCCATTGCCATGAATGGTGTACCCGATCGTTTCCTGGGTAAGAAGATGGATAAAAAGGAAATGGGGGTAGACAGTGCCGGGAAAGGCATGGTGTTCCTGTCAGAATCTGTAACGAAGATAGTAGCCCGCCAGCCCGACAAAATAAAACTGGAAGTCATCTCCTCCCGGAAAAGTGGTGGTGGCTTGGGGTTAGACTTCCCCGCCATTATCAGCTTTTATGATAACAACGTATCTGCGGTGATCACGCAGATGGGCCCCCGTGGCTATATTTCCCCGATCGCAGAAAATGCATTATCGTATTATAAGTACCGGCTGGAAGGGGAGTTTCAGGAAGATGGACATACGGTAAGCCGGATAAAGGTAATGCCTAAACGAAAACAGGAACCCCTGTTTTCCGGCTATATTTTTATTACGGATAAAGACTGGCGTATTCACAGTACCGATCTGATTTTGACCAACGAATACCAGTTGGAACTGATGGACACCCTGCAAATCCGCCAAACGCATGTACCGGTTACACCGGAGGTCTGGCGGATAAAAGACCAGGTGCTGCACTTCGCCGTGAAACGATTTGGCTTCGGTATGTCGGGTAATTTTGTGAATGTATACAGTGATTATAACGTGCAGCCTAACCTGCCTGCCGGTTATTTTGATAAGACCCTCATGAAATATGATACGGCCTTCGATAAACAGCCACGCAGCTGGTGGGATAGCATCCGTCCGGTGCCGCTGGAGCAGGCCGAAGTAAAGGATTACCGCGAGAAAGACAGTATCGCCAAGGCAGAAAGAGATTCCGCTTTTTCCCGCTACCGGCTGGATTCCCTGCAGCAAAAACAAAAACCGGTAAAAATGATGGATGTGTTGTGGAATGGTGTAAAACACCAGTATTATTTCCGCCGCGATAGCGCTATCCTGTATCATTCCCTGCAGGTGAAGTCGTTGTTAAAATCGCTGAAATATAATACGGTAGAAGGGTTGGTACTGGCGTTGGAACCTACACTCACGCTGAATACCGGAAAGGAAAATACACTGAAAATATCGCCGTTTATCCGTTATGGTTTGAGTAATACTCACCTGAATGCCTATACGCAGATTGATTTCAGTAACGGCAGCCGCCTGAAAAACCGCTATGGCCGTAACAACTGGACATTGGCAGGAGGGAAGCGCATCAGTCAGTTTAACCAGGATAATCCCATTGATAATATTGCCAACGAGTTTTATACCCTGCTCCTGAAAGAAAACTATATGAAACTGTATGAGAACTGGTTTGGCCATCTTCAATACAGCCGTACCTTTCAGACAAATGATAAACTAACCGCAGGTATTACCTACGAAAGCAGGATACCGGTAGAAAATACAACAGACTTCGTCATTTTCCGGAATGATCGTAAACAGTTTACGCCCAATCATCCAAACGAATTTTCCAACATACCATT
Coding sequences within:
- a CDS encoding DUF5686 and carboxypeptidase regulatory-like domain-containing protein — encoded protein: MMKYLSALFCLLIAGLCKANTIRGRVTNEKDQPLPYATVFIKGTTTGTTTNAAGQYQLELAPGNYTLICQYIGYRKTTVEVQLSTPLQTLDFHLEPVNMQIREVVIKAGGEDPAYAIIRQAIKKRRFYQQQVKEYSCMSYIKGAIAMNGVPDRFLGKKMDKKEMGVDSAGKGMVFLSESVTKIVARQPDKIKLEVISSRKSGGGLGLDFPAIISFYDNNVSAVITQMGPRGYISPIAENALSYYKYRLEGEFQEDGHTVSRIKVMPKRKQEPLFSGYIFITDKDWRIHSTDLILTNEYQLELMDTLQIRQTHVPVTPEVWRIKDQVLHFAVKRFGFGMSGNFVNVYSDYNVQPNLPAGYFDKTLMKYDTAFDKQPRSWWDSIRPVPLEQAEVKDYREKDSIAKAERDSAFSRYRLDSLQQKQKPVKMMDVLWNGVKHQYYFRRDSAILYHSLQVKSLLKSLKYNTVEGLVLALEPTLTLNTGKENTLKISPFIRYGLSNTHLNAYTQIDFSNGSRLKNRYGRNNWTLAGGKRISQFNQDNPIDNIANEFYTLLLKENYMKLYENWFGHLQYSRTFQTNDKLTAGITYESRIPVENTTDFVIFRNDRKQFTPNHPNEFSNIPFTRHQALVLDLHFRFQPGQQFIELPDRKIPFGSKYPTFEIAYSKGIPNVANSIVDFDKWQFAVRDDMNFKLFGAFRYHVSVGGFINDRNVQLPDYQHFNGNQTFYNTKYLNSFQLAPYYRYSTTAPFYATANVEHHFNGLLTNKIPLFNRLKWHLVAGSNAFYVNSDNNYVEVFGGIENIFKMIRVDVVAGYQTKEDTRIGVRVGFGGILGGMVKAQQ